The nucleotide sequence GATCCTTATTTAGAATTAAAAGAAAATAACAAGAAATTCTATATAAATGATGTATTAAGTGAAGAAAACTTTGAAGAATATTTAGCTAAATTTTTAAAAGAAAATAAACAAGAAAATAATTCTATACTTCCTTTAATTTCAGGAGGAATAGTATATTTCTCTTATGATTATGGTAGAAAATTTGAAAATATAGCCACAAGACATAAAAAAGATTTGGATATTCCTGAGGCTATAGTTACATTCTACAAGACTTATATAGTTGAAGATATAGAAAAACAAGAGATATACATATCTTATCAAGATAAAAAAGATTATGATAATTTAATAAATATTTTAGAAAAAACTAATCTAGTAAAAGAAAATCTAGTAAAGAAAAATAGTCTTGCAAATTTCAAATCTAATTTTGAAAAAGAAGAATATTTGAAAGCTATTAAAAGCACTATAGACTATATAATTGAAGGGGATATCTATATAATGAACTTGACTCAAAGACTTATGATAGAAAGTCAAAAATCTCCTTTAGAAGTCTTTTCATATCTAAGAAAATTTAATCCTGCACCTTTTTCTGCATATTTAGATTTTCAAGATTTTCAACTTGTTTCTGCTTCACCTGAAAGATTTATAAAAATGAAGGATAGACTAATAGAAACAAGACCCATAAAAGGAACTAGAAAAAGAGGAGCTACTGAAGAAGAAGATTTAGCTTTAAAAAATGAATTAGCTAATTCTGAAAAGGATAAGAGTGAACTTCTTATGATAGTGGACTTGGAAAGAAATGATTTAAACCGTATCTGTGAGTTAAAATCAGTTGTTGTTGATGAGCTTTTTGAAGTGGAAACATATTCAACTGTTTTTCATCTAGTTTCAACTATAAGAGGAAAACTTAGAAAAGACTATGATTTTGTAGATTTGATTAGAGCAACTTTCCCAGGAGGATCAATAACAGGTGCTCCTAAGATAAGAGCAATGGAAATAATAGATGAATTAGAAAACTCAAGAAGAGATGCTTATACAGGTTCTATAGGTTATATTTCATTCAATGGTGATTGTGATTTAAATATTATTATTAGAACAGCTATTCATAAGGATAATAAATACTATCTTGGAGTAGGTGGTGGAATCACTTGTGAATCAGAATTAGACTTTGAATATGAAGAAACTCTACAAAAAGCTAAAGCTATATTGGAGGCTCTATGCTAATAGAATTAGATGATGGCTTCAGCTTTGGTTTAGGACTCTTTGAAACTATCCTATTATTCAAAGGTAAAGCTGTCTTTTTAGATGAGCATTTAGTCAGAATAAATCAATCTATAATAAACTTGGATTTGAATATAGATAATCTTGAAAAAAATGAAGTTTATCAATACTTAGAAACTAATAAATCTGAGCTTGAACATGAAGTTTTAAAAATAGTTTTAACTGAAAAAAATAGACTTTTCATAAAAAGAGCATATACGTATACAGATGAAGATTATAAAAAGGCTTTTAGCTTAAATATTTCTAAAGTCCAAAGAAATGAAAGCTCTATCTTCACTTTCCATAAAACTTTAAACTATGCTGATAATATTTTTGAAAAGAAAAAAAGTAAAAAACTTGGCTATGATGAGCCTATATTTCTAAATTCTAGAAGCTTAGTTACTGAGGGAGCCACAAGCAATATATTTATAATTGTCAATAATGAGATATATACTCCAAAATTATCTTCAGGGCTTTTAAATGGAATTATTAGGCAGTATATAATTTCAAATTATCCTGTCATTGAGACAGATATAGATCTAGAATTCTTAAATAAGGCTGATGAAATTTTCTTAACAAATTCATTATTTGGTATTATGCCTGTTAGTAGTTTAGAGAATAAAAAACTAAAATCACAAAAAATTTCGAGAGAGATTTTATCTAAATACCTAAACTTTATAAAAGTTCTATAAGAATAGAACTGTTCCAAAATATAATTTTCAATCTAAAAGTAAAAAATAAGTGACTTATGTTTTATACAATAACGAACTATTTTTTACTTTTTTTATTAATTTATGTACATTAATTCCTAGTAAAAATCGATATTTTAAATATAAATTTATTTGATTTTTATTTATTATATTTCTACTTTATTTTGTATATTTTATATAGTGAAAGTTTTAAATAAGTTGTATTTATTTTAAATTACAGATGTGTCTTTTTCATTATAAAAGTATTTTTATTTATTAATTTTTGATATTATTTTTTATATTTAACAAATATAATGTATTTATTCTGTTATTTATATAAAAAAATAAAAAAAAAGTTTGAAATTAGTTTAAAAATATGTTAAATTTAGATTAAGAAATAATATAGATTTCTAGTCTGTAAAATAAATTCAACTAAAGGAGGAAAACAAAATGGCAAATCGTGTGTACAACAAAGTAACTGAAGAATTAGTAGAAAAATTTAAGAAAATTGTTCCTGGTAAGGTTTATACAAAAGATGAAATAAATAAAGATTTTTTTCATGATGAAATGCCTATTTATGGTGAAGGTGAACCTGAAGTTGTTATTGATGTTACTACTACTGAGGCGATTTCGGAAATTATGAAATTGTGCTATGAAAATAATATTCCTGTTATCCCAAGAGGAGCTGGAACTGGTTTAACAGGAGCATCTGTAGCAGTTACTGGTGGAGTTATGTTAAACATGACAAAGATGAATAAAATTTTATCTTATGATCTTGAAAATTTTGTAGTTAAAGTAGAACCAGGAGTTTTATTGAATGACTTAGCAGAAGATGCTTTAAAACAAGGTTTATTATATCCACCTGATCCAGGTGAAAAATTTGCAACTCTTGGTGGAAATGTTTCAACTAATGCTGGTGGAATGAGAGCTGTAAAATATGGAACTACTAGAGATTATGTTAGAGCTATGACAGTGGTTCTTCCAACTGGTGAAATTATAAAATTAGGAGCTACTGTATCTAAAACAAGTACAGGATATAGCTTGCTTAATTTAATGATAGGTTCAGAAGGAACTTTAGGAGTTATAACAGAATTAACTTTAAAATTAATTCCTGCTCCAAAAGAAACTATAAGTTTAATCATTCCCTATGAAAATCTTGATGAATGTATAGCAACAGTTCCTAAATTCTTTATGAACCATTTACAACCTCAAGCATTAGAATTTATGGAAAGAGAAATAGTCTTAGCTTCTGAAAGATACATAGGTAAGAGTGTATTCCCTAAAAAATTAGAAGGAGTAGACATTGGTGCTTATCTATTGGTAACTTTTGATGGAGATAATATGGAAGCTTTAGAAGAAATCACTGAAAAAGCATCTGAAATAGTTTTAGAAGCTGGAGCATTAGATGTTCTAGTTGCTGATACACCTGCTAAGAAAAAAGATGCTTGGGCTGCTAGAAGTAGTTTCTTAGAAGCCATTGAAGCTGAAACTAAGTTACTAGATGAATGTGATGTTGTTGTTCCTGTTAACCAAATAGCTCCTTACCTACACTATGTAAATGAAACTGGTAAGAAATATGACTTTACTGTAAAGAGCTTTGGACATGCTGGAGATGGAAACTTACATATTTATGCTTGTAGCAATGATATGGAAATGGCTGAATTTAAGCGTCAAGTTGAAGAATTCTTAACAGATATATATAATAAGGCTTCTGAACTTGGTGGATTAATTTCAGGAGAACATGGAATTGGTTACGGAAAGATGGATTACTTAGCTAATTTCTCTGGTGAAATTAATATGAGACTTATGAAAGGAATAAAAGAAGTCTTTGACCCTAAGATGATCCTAAATCCAAATAAAGTTTGTTATAGAGCATAGTAGATAATAATTATAAATGTAATCATAGGAGGTAATATTATGGCATATTTAATTTCTGAAGAAGCTCAAGACCTATTGAAAGATGTAAAAAAATTCTGTGATAATGAAGTAAGAGAACAATGTAAAGAATATGATAAATCTGGTGAATGGCCAAAAGAAATTTATGATAAAGCAATCGAACAAGGTTACCAAGCTTTAGAAGTTCCTGAAGAATTTGGAGGACCAGGTCTAAGTAGAGTTGATGTTGCTGCTTTGATTGAAGAAATGGCAATAGCTGATGCAGGTTTTGCAACTACTATTTCAGCTAGTGGACTAGCTATGAAACCTGTTTTAATTGCTGGAAGCCACGATCAAAAACAAAAAATGTGTGATTTAGTTTTAGAAGGTGGACTAGGAGCATTCTGTTTAACAGAACCAGGTGCAGGTTCTGATGCTAGTGCTGGTAGAACAACTGCTGTTAAAGATGGAGATGAATATGTTTTAAATGGAAGAAAATGCTTTA is from Fusobacterium periodonticum 1_1_41FAA and encodes:
- a CDS encoding FAD-binding oxidoreductase gives rise to the protein MANRVYNKVTEELVEKFKKIVPGKVYTKDEINKDFFHDEMPIYGEGEPEVVIDVTTTEAISEIMKLCYENNIPVIPRGAGTGLTGASVAVTGGVMLNMTKMNKILSYDLENFVVKVEPGVLLNDLAEDALKQGLLYPPDPGEKFATLGGNVSTNAGGMRAVKYGTTRDYVRAMTVVLPTGEIIKLGATVSKTSTGYSLLNLMIGSEGTLGVITELTLKLIPAPKETISLIIPYENLDECIATVPKFFMNHLQPQALEFMEREIVLASERYIGKSVFPKKLEGVDIGAYLLVTFDGDNMEALEEITEKASEIVLEAGALDVLVADTPAKKKDAWAARSSFLEAIEAETKLLDECDVVVPVNQIAPYLHYVNETGKKYDFTVKSFGHAGDGNLHIYACSNDMEMAEFKRQVEEFLTDIYNKASELGGLISGEHGIGYGKMDYLANFSGEINMRLMKGIKEVFDPKMILNPNKVCYRA
- a CDS encoding aminotransferase class IV, with the translated sequence MLIELDDGFSFGLGLFETILLFKGKAVFLDEHLVRINQSIINLDLNIDNLEKNEVYQYLETNKSELEHEVLKIVLTEKNRLFIKRAYTYTDEDYKKAFSLNISKVQRNESSIFTFHKTLNYADNIFEKKKSKKLGYDEPIFLNSRSLVTEGATSNIFIIVNNEIYTPKLSSGLLNGIIRQYIISNYPVIETDIDLEFLNKADEIFLTNSLFGIMPVSSLENKKLKSQKISREILSKYLNFIKVL
- the pabB gene encoding aminodeoxychorismate synthase component I, which encodes MQIELKKLEKYIDIYDIFRILKKENNNKIAFLDSSLKNKYGRYSIIGIDPYLELKENNKKFYINDVLSEENFEEYLAKFLKENKQENNSILPLISGGIVYFSYDYGRKFENIATRHKKDLDIPEAIVTFYKTYIVEDIEKQEIYISYQDKKDYDNLINILEKTNLVKENLVKKNSLANFKSNFEKEEYLKAIKSTIDYIIEGDIYIMNLTQRLMIESQKSPLEVFSYLRKFNPAPFSAYLDFQDFQLVSASPERFIKMKDRLIETRPIKGTRKRGATEEEDLALKNELANSEKDKSELLMIVDLERNDLNRICELKSVVVDELFEVETYSTVFHLVSTIRGKLRKDYDFVDLIRATFPGGSITGAPKIRAMEIIDELENSRRDAYTGSIGYISFNGDCDLNIIIRTAIHKDNKYYLGVGGGITCESELDFEYEETLQKAKAILEALC